One Cryptosporangium phraense genomic window carries:
- a CDS encoding CpaF family protein, with translation MFLPPSVLDPSTRPPAQPGSLPPPGTAPGAGPGAGPGAAPGAIPGTLPGALPGLPPGALPPPGLPSGALPPPRPHPGRHAAPTTQVDYAAVRALGRQISERLSLWLRNHADASEDDRRRERDRAAGQLVAEWVDAQRRAGVPLAANDERALLEAVIADLVGLGRLQALLADPTIEEVHILGCDRVRITRRSGAVEVGSPIADSDDEMVEILQTAARRAGSTERSLSTSRPVLDLQLPDGSRLAAVYQVSHRPYAVIRRHSTLDVTLPDLAGGRPDLSEMIDPLMGEFLSAAMRAGLNIMVAGLAGAGKTTLLRALAAEIPRQEAFVVLEESRELGLHASPRHPWAMSFEAREGHGERDLAGRPAGEVTIADLIPLSLRMGVLRVIVGEVRSREIVPMLQAMTTSRGSMCTIHARTPQAVTERIIELSLSHGKDMTVELARRMAGNALDLVVYVTVQDETPIGGRKHRFVSHIEEVDGVTGDRISRTTVFGPGPDGRGVPKHLPGRIRDALLRVGYDARALAGWIEAGHGAWRSPLQSLLNRTPTTTAGVMV, from the coding sequence ATGTTCCTCCCGCCGTCGGTACTGGACCCCTCCACCCGACCCCCGGCCCAGCCCGGCTCCCTACCCCCACCGGGCACAGCGCCAGGCGCAGGGCCAGGCGCAGGGCCAGGAGCGGCGCCGGGTGCGATCCCGGGAACCCTGCCGGGCGCGCTGCCGGGCCTGCCGCCCGGAGCGCTACCCCCGCCCGGGCTGCCCTCAGGGGCACTCCCCCCGCCGAGGCCGCACCCAGGCCGCCACGCCGCCCCCACCACCCAGGTCGACTACGCCGCCGTCCGCGCCCTGGGACGGCAGATCAGCGAGCGCCTCTCCCTCTGGCTCCGCAACCACGCCGACGCCTCCGAGGACGACCGCCGCCGGGAACGCGACCGGGCCGCCGGGCAGCTGGTCGCCGAGTGGGTCGACGCCCAGCGCCGGGCCGGCGTCCCGCTCGCCGCCAACGACGAACGCGCGCTGCTCGAGGCGGTCATCGCCGACCTCGTCGGCCTCGGCCGCCTCCAAGCCCTACTGGCCGACCCGACGATCGAGGAAGTCCACATCCTCGGCTGCGACCGCGTCCGCATCACCCGCCGGTCGGGCGCGGTCGAGGTCGGCTCTCCGATCGCGGACTCCGACGACGAGATGGTCGAGATCCTGCAGACCGCGGCCCGCCGGGCCGGCTCCACCGAGCGGTCCCTGTCGACCTCCCGCCCGGTCCTCGACCTGCAACTTCCCGACGGATCCCGCCTCGCCGCGGTCTACCAGGTCTCCCACCGCCCCTACGCGGTGATCCGCCGTCACTCCACGTTGGACGTGACGCTCCCGGATCTCGCCGGCGGGCGCCCCGACCTGTCAGAAATGATCGACCCGCTGATGGGCGAGTTCCTCTCCGCCGCCATGCGAGCCGGTCTGAACATCATGGTCGCCGGCCTGGCCGGAGCCGGCAAAACCACCCTGTTGAGAGCCCTGGCCGCCGAAATCCCCCGCCAAGAAGCGTTCGTCGTCCTCGAAGAATCCCGCGAACTCGGCCTCCACGCGTCCCCCCGCCACCCCTGGGCCATGTCGTTCGAGGCCCGCGAAGGCCACGGCGAACGCGACCTGGCCGGACGCCCGGCCGGTGAGGTCACCATCGCCGACCTCATCCCACTCTCCCTGCGCATGGGCGTGCTGCGGGTCATCGTCGGCGAGGTCCGGTCCCGCGAGATCGTCCCCATGCTCCAGGCCATGACCACGTCCCGCGGCTCGATGTGCACGATCCACGCCCGCACCCCGCAAGCGGTCACCGAACGCATCATCGAACTGTCGCTCTCGCACGGCAAGGACATGACCGTCGAGCTGGCCCGTCGGATGGCCGGCAACGCGCTCGACCTCGTCGTCTACGTCACCGTGCAGGACGAGACACCGATCGGCGGACGGAAGCACCGCTTCGTCTCCCACATCGAGGAGGTCGACGGGGTCACCGGCGACCGGATCTCGCGCACCACGGTCTTCGGCCCCGGCCCCGACGGACGCGGCGTGCCCAAGCACCTTCCGGGTCGCATCCGCGACGCGCTGCTGCGCGTCGGTTACGACGCGCGTGCGCTCGCCGGCTGGATCGAGGCCGGGCACGGCGCGTGGCGCTCGCCGTTGCAGAGCCTGCTCAACCGCACGCCGACGACGACGGCCGGGGTGATGGTGTGA
- a CDS encoding type II secretion system F family protein, with translation MALAVAEPAQPHADDDGRGDGVNLRLIAGIGGALVVAGVVLGVFALIGTSAAARPTSSRALWWRRVWNGDGLSASERRTRQALLLGALAAGAVAWLFTRMPIAGLLAALAVPGVPWLFTVGNREKRAIQRIESVGEWARRLKDITATGVGLQQAIVSSTATAPVAITTEIKTLAARLQAGWNGRIALLRFADDIADPVCDQVVAALILHLSDRGEHLGDVLNSIASAAAAEVATRREVEAKRTQPRFAVRFLTGLTLLVLVYGASRPDYMAPYGTTTGQLVMAGLGGVFIGLLIWVRAMSLPPRAPRFLSTPGEAE, from the coding sequence GTGGCGCTCGCCGTTGCAGAGCCTGCTCAACCGCACGCCGACGACGACGGCCGGGGTGATGGTGTGAACCTGCGGCTGATCGCCGGAATCGGTGGCGCGCTCGTCGTCGCCGGAGTCGTGCTGGGCGTGTTCGCGCTGATCGGCACCAGCGCTGCGGCCCGTCCGACGTCGTCGCGCGCGCTGTGGTGGCGACGGGTCTGGAACGGCGACGGGCTCAGCGCGTCCGAGCGACGCACCCGGCAGGCGTTGCTGCTGGGCGCGCTCGCGGCCGGAGCCGTGGCCTGGCTGTTCACCCGGATGCCGATCGCCGGGCTGCTCGCGGCACTCGCGGTGCCTGGCGTCCCGTGGTTGTTCACGGTCGGCAACCGGGAGAAGCGCGCGATCCAGCGGATCGAGTCGGTGGGGGAGTGGGCCCGCCGGCTCAAGGACATCACCGCGACCGGTGTCGGGCTCCAGCAGGCGATCGTGTCGTCGACGGCCACCGCGCCGGTCGCGATCACCACCGAGATCAAGACGCTGGCGGCCCGGCTCCAAGCGGGGTGGAACGGCCGGATCGCGCTCCTGCGCTTCGCCGACGACATCGCCGACCCGGTGTGCGACCAGGTCGTCGCCGCGCTGATCCTGCACCTGTCCGACCGCGGCGAGCACCTCGGCGACGTCCTGAACTCGATCGCGTCGGCGGCCGCGGCCGAGGTCGCCACCCGTCGCGAGGTCGAGGCGAAACGGACCCAGCCCCGGTTCGCGGTCCGGTTCCTCACCGGGCTGACGTTGCTGGTGCTGGTGTACGGCGCGAGCCGGCCCGACTACATGGCGCCGTACGGAACCACGACCGGGCAGCTGGTGATGGCCGGGCTCGGCGGCGTGTTCATCGGGTTGCTGATCTGGGTGCGGGCGATGAGCCTGCCGCCGCGCGCCCCGCGGTTCCTGTCGACGCCGGGGGAGGCCGAATGA
- a CDS encoding type II secretion system F family protein, translated as MASWQLPAAVLGGAAVGGGAFLLVREALPAVPALGPALRRLHEPVAVASPSGGFLPGGLLSGAARRIRVPQRDLTLLGRTREQYLLSLLLSALIGLATPPVAGFIFAAAGITLPVAIPVAASLVCAVLFVVVAHRDVLEKAAAARAEFVRAVCTYLDLVALQLAAAHGPVQALEQAAQVCDGWVFQRIREALLRAQLQMRFPWAELRLMSEEIGVAELGDVGAIMQSSGAEGAQVQQTLREQADSLRDQIRTTDLARAESITSRLDIPGAALVFVLVLFVLYPFMTRI; from the coding sequence ATCGCGTCCTGGCAGCTCCCGGCGGCCGTGCTCGGCGGAGCGGCGGTCGGGGGTGGCGCGTTCCTGCTGGTGCGGGAGGCGCTGCCCGCGGTGCCGGCGCTCGGTCCGGCGCTGCGCCGGCTGCACGAGCCGGTCGCCGTCGCGTCGCCGTCCGGCGGCTTCCTGCCGGGTGGGCTGCTGTCCGGGGCGGCGCGGCGGATCCGCGTCCCCCAGCGCGATCTGACGCTGCTCGGCCGCACCCGCGAGCAGTACCTGCTGTCGTTGCTGCTCTCGGCGTTGATCGGGCTGGCCACGCCGCCGGTCGCCGGGTTCATCTTCGCGGCCGCCGGCATCACGCTGCCGGTGGCGATCCCGGTGGCGGCGTCGCTGGTGTGCGCGGTGCTGTTCGTCGTCGTCGCACATCGGGACGTCCTCGAGAAGGCCGCGGCCGCGCGGGCCGAGTTCGTCCGGGCCGTCTGTACCTATCTGGACCTGGTCGCGCTCCAGCTGGCGGCCGCGCACGGGCCGGTGCAGGCGCTCGAACAGGCGGCCCAGGTGTGCGACGGCTGGGTCTTCCAGCGGATCCGCGAGGCGCTGCTCCGGGCCCAGCTCCAGATGCGTTTCCCGTGGGCCGAGCTGCGGCTGATGAGCGAGGAGATCGGCGTCGCCGAGCTCGGTGACGTCGGCGCGATCATGCAGTCCTCGGGCGCCGAAGGCGCGCAGGTGCAGCAGACGCTGCGGGAGCAGGCCGACTCGCTGCGCGATCAGATCCGCACCACCGACTTGGCTCGCGCGGAGTCGATCACGTCTCGGCTCGACATTCCGGGCGCCGCGCTGGTGTTCGTGCTCGTCCTGTTCGTGCTCTATCCGTTCATGACCCGGATCTGA
- a CDS encoding TadE family protein has protein sequence MRWPRPRGERGSSPVELAILAPAVLLALFASIQVAAVFMARSTALSAAQEATTAERAFDAPEGAGEDRGRAFLARAGDWLSGGRVTVVRNGDEVTTTVTGTAISLVPGFTFAVSETAHGEVERFTTDDEDPGP, from the coding sequence ATGCGGTGGCCGCGTCCGCGGGGTGAGCGGGGGTCGTCGCCGGTCGAGCTGGCGATCCTCGCTCCCGCCGTGCTGCTCGCGCTGTTCGCGTCGATCCAGGTCGCGGCCGTGTTCATGGCCCGGTCGACGGCGTTGTCGGCGGCGCAGGAGGCCACCACGGCGGAGCGGGCGTTCGACGCCCCCGAGGGCGCGGGCGAGGACCGGGGGCGCGCCTTCCTGGCGCGCGCCGGTGACTGGCTGTCCGGCGGTCGGGTGACCGTCGTGCGTAACGGCGACGAGGTCACGACGACGGTCACGGGCACGGCGATCTCGCTGGTGCCGGGTTTCACGTTCGCGGTCTCCGAGACCGCCCACGGCGAGGTCGAACGCTTCACCACCGACGACGAGGACCCAGGCCCATGA
- a CDS encoding TadE/TadG family type IV pilus assembly protein, with amino-acid sequence MTTLGERAIAAGRATRALGGGRAADEGSIAVEFAILVPAFVLLIAVAAVIGRQTVAQTAIEGAAHDAARAASISRTAATAQARGKAAANDVLDAQGLHCDPVTITVDTSQFARPVGQAAAVTAVVSCSVSFSDIAVPGLPGNRTLSATFTSPLDIYRSRS; translated from the coding sequence ATGACGACGCTTGGCGAGCGAGCGATCGCGGCCGGGCGCGCGACCCGGGCACTGGGCGGCGGGCGGGCGGCGGACGAGGGGTCGATCGCGGTCGAGTTCGCGATCCTCGTGCCGGCGTTCGTGCTGCTGATCGCGGTGGCGGCAGTGATCGGGCGGCAGACCGTCGCCCAGACCGCGATCGAAGGCGCGGCCCACGACGCGGCCCGGGCGGCGTCGATCTCCCGGACCGCGGCCACCGCGCAGGCCCGCGGCAAGGCCGCGGCCAACGACGTCCTCGATGCGCAGGGCCTGCACTGCGACCCGGTCACGATCACGGTCGACACCAGCCAGTTCGCGCGCCCGGTCGGCCAGGCCGCCGCGGTCACCGCGGTCGTCTCGTGCTCGGTGAGCTTCTCCGACATCGCGGTCCCCGGCCTGCCCGGCAACCGCACGCTGTCGGCCACGTTCACCAGCCCGCTCGACATCTACCGGAGCCGATCGTGA
- a CDS encoding LysM peptidoglycan-binding domain-containing protein, which translates to MSSATAPRGRQVLSGLVALIVLLGTLVGVPILLAVLGGNLLPDHVPTLAEAGHALTSPDDGTLFLRVLTVAGWVGWATFALSVVVEVPSALLRRPAPRLPGLRTQQRAAAALIAAIALLVGTSTAASAAVAPTSVAASVAAGHPAMQHGAAPWSAAARDGLPMTGAAPWSAVAARDGVPESATGAAPWSSATARDELPAAGTAPWSAAVARDRLSAAEAVPTAARDGLPAAGAVPAGAREGVPAPAVGGVPAAARDGVPAPAVGAAPGAARDQVPAPAAGEVPGAARDGVPAPAVGAVPVAARDQLPAPAVGGVPAGARDGVPAAAVGAAPGAARDEVPAPAAGGVPKAGRDQMPAAAGGGVPGAARDQVPEAAGGSVGTHTPARGSEGRPALPQRGASGPRAGSGGAPGYTVRPVGGGGTYVVAPGDRLADISARFLGDPDRYPELAAASGVSDPDEIRAGQRIVLPPGARDRGASQYAAGPVQASSTSTYVIAPGDRLSDVSERFLGDPDRYPELATGSGVGDPDEIRPGQRILLPPDARDRGADPHATGRVDPPTDPDNSTPTPDAPAPGTPAPSAPSNPAPSRPAPSAPAPSAPAPSSAAPAPGAPAPGTPAPGTPAPGAPATSAPAPSAPAPSSAVPAPGAPAPGTPAPSTPTPSAPAPSASAPSAPAPSSAVPAPGVPAPGAPAPTAPAPSAPAPSAPAPSSAVPAPGVPAPGAPAPTVPAPRTPAPSTAAPSAPAPSTAAPSAPAPSTAAPSAPAPDTAAPSTAAPSTAAPSAPAPSTAEPRPSHDLPQPAPGGVPQNERVPDRAPDAAPRGASGSADPAAESTTPQTTATRPASHDSSPILPIGVPLAGAGLLAALLLARGRRQNAFVGRHRRHRGRPKPKPNPKPTSKPDGFIAAPPRQRSEPPPLPVRIPAPVPPPPADTPEPPNVAPAATNARLDAALRALAISLADRSPDAMPDVLGAWLEPDGIKLILSRPCPNPPSPWSGTAVSWILAADAELPDLAPMPAPLPMLVTVGTRGGTPLVLDLERLGVLTLTGDEFRAEDLLRYIGAELAGSPWSDDVEILVAGFDSEQTNHFAMIGDGRIEPVPTVADGIGRMRRRVSQALGVEKTSGGRHAAADEHEDDDEWAPTILLAADPDLEETIALGELDEELAKTGRCGVGIVAAIRGDLGRWPLSTNSEGGMSAGFLGIDEARLVAARLSRPRLGSLAEEFVDSAIQGNSNPLT; encoded by the coding sequence ATGAGCTCCGCTACTGCGCCCCGAGGGCGACAGGTCCTGTCCGGCCTCGTCGCGCTGATCGTCCTCCTGGGGACGCTCGTGGGCGTGCCGATTCTGCTCGCGGTACTGGGCGGCAACCTGTTGCCCGACCACGTGCCGACGCTGGCCGAGGCCGGGCACGCGCTCACGTCGCCGGACGACGGCACGCTGTTCCTGCGGGTGCTGACGGTGGCGGGGTGGGTCGGGTGGGCGACGTTCGCGCTGTCGGTGGTCGTCGAGGTGCCGTCGGCGTTGCTGCGCCGGCCGGCGCCGAGGTTGCCGGGGTTGCGCACGCAGCAGCGGGCGGCGGCGGCGCTGATCGCGGCGATCGCGCTGCTGGTGGGAACGTCGACGGCGGCCAGCGCGGCCGTGGCGCCGACGTCTGTTGCGGCGTCCGTGGCCGCTGGGCATCCGGCGATGCAGCACGGCGCGGCGCCGTGGTCCGCGGCCGCCCGCGATGGGCTTCCTATGACGGGCGCGGCGCCGTGGTCCGCTGTGGCCGCGCGCGATGGGGTTCCGGAGTCGGCGACCGGCGCGGCGCCGTGGTCGTCGGCCACCGCGCGCGATGAGCTTCCTGCGGCTGGGACGGCGCCGTGGTCCGCGGCCGTGGCGCGAGATCGACTTTCGGCCGCGGAAGCGGTGCCCACGGCGGCGAGGGACGGGCTCCCGGCCGCAGGAGCGGTGCCGGCGGGGGCGCGGGAAGGCGTTCCGGCTCCGGCTGTGGGAGGGGTGCCGGCGGCGGCGCGGGATGGGGTGCCGGCTCCGGCCGTCGGGGCGGCGCCCGGAGCGGCGCGTGATCAGGTGCCCGCGCCCGCTGCCGGCGAGGTGCCCGGGGCGGCGCGGGATGGGGTGCCGGCTCCGGCTGTGGGGGCGGTGCCGGTGGCGGCGCGTGATCAGTTGCCGGCTCCGGCTGTGGGTGGGGTGCCCGCCGGGGCTCGGGATGGGGTGCCGGCGGCGGCCGTCGGGGCCGCGCCCGGAGCGGCGCGTGATGAGGTGCCCGCGCCCGCTGCGGGCGGGGTGCCCAAGGCGGGGCGGGACCAGATGCCGGCGGCTGCTGGGGGCGGGGTGCCTGGGGCGGCGCGTGATCAGGTGCCGGAGGCGGCTGGTGGGTCGGTGGGGACTCACACGCCGGCTCGTGGGTCGGAGGGGCGGCCGGCGTTGCCGCAGCGGGGGGCTTCGGGGCCGCGGGCCGGGTCGGGTGGGGCGCCCGGGTACACGGTTCGGCCGGTCGGAGGCGGGGGGACGTATGTCGTGGCTCCCGGGGATCGGCTCGCGGACATCTCGGCGCGGTTCCTCGGGGACCCGGACCGGTATCCAGAGCTCGCCGCGGCCAGCGGAGTGTCCGATCCGGACGAGATCCGGGCCGGTCAGCGCATCGTGCTGCCGCCGGGCGCGCGCGACCGCGGTGCGTCCCAGTACGCGGCCGGGCCGGTTCAGGCATCGTCGACGAGTACGTACGTCATCGCACCGGGCGATCGGCTCTCCGACGTCTCGGAGCGGTTCCTCGGCGACCCCGACCGGTATCCCGAACTCGCGACCGGCAGCGGTGTCGGTGACCCCGACGAGATCCGCCCTGGCCAGCGCATCCTGCTCCCTCCGGACGCCCGCGACCGAGGCGCCGATCCCCACGCCACCGGCCGGGTAGACCCTCCGACCGACCCCGACAACTCAACCCCAACCCCAGATGCCCCCGCCCCGGGCACTCCCGCCCCGAGCGCGCCGAGCAACCCGGCCCCAAGCAGGCCCGCCCCGAGTGCCCCCGCCCCGAGTGCCCCCGCGCCGAGCTCGGCCGCCCCAGCCCCCGGCGCCCCGGCCCCGGGCACGCCCGCGCCGGGCACGCCCGCGCCGGGCGCGCCCGCGACAAGTGCCCCCGCGCCAAGCGCCCCTGCGCCGAGCTCGGCTGTGCCCGCTCCCGGTGCCCCGGCCCCGGGTACCCCCGCGCCGAGTACTCCCACCCCGAGCGCGCCCGCGCCGAGCGCCTCTGCTCCCAGCGCCCCCGCGCCGAGTTCAGCTGTGCCCGCTCCCGGTGTGCCGGCGCCGGGTGCCCCGGCCCCCACGGCGCCCGCGCCGAGCGCCCCCGCCCCCAGCGCCCCTGCGCCGAGTTCGGCTGTGCCCGCTCCCGGTGTGCCGGCGCCGGGTGCCCCGGCCCCCACCGTACCCGCCCCCCGCACTCCCGCCCCGAGCACGGCCGCGCCGAGCGCCCCGGCCCCAAGCACAGCCGCGCCCAGCGCCCCGGCCCCGAGCACGGCCGCGCCCAGCGCGCCGGCCCCGGACACGGCCGCTCCGAGCACGGCCGCTCCGAGCACGGCCGCGCCGAGCGCGCCGGCTCCGAGCACGGCTGAGCCCCGGCCTAGTCACGACCTGCCCCAGCCGGCGCCCGGCGGCGTCCCCCAGAACGAACGCGTACCGGACCGCGCGCCGGACGCGGCGCCCCGGGGCGCCAGTGGGAGCGCCGACCCGGCGGCCGAGAGCACCACACCCCAGACCACCGCAACCCGCCCCGCCTCGCACGACTCCTCACCGATCCTCCCGATCGGCGTCCCCCTCGCCGGCGCCGGTCTGCTCGCCGCGCTGCTTCTGGCCCGCGGCCGCCGCCAGAACGCGTTCGTCGGCCGACACCGTCGGCACCGCGGCCGCCCCAAGCCAAAGCCCAACCCGAAACCCACCTCCAAGCCCGACGGTTTCATCGCCGCCCCGCCGCGCCAGCGATCCGAGCCTCCGCCGCTCCCGGTCCGGATCCCCGCGCCCGTGCCTCCGCCTCCCGCCGACACCCCCGAACCGCCGAACGTCGCCCCGGCCGCCACCAACGCCCGGCTCGACGCCGCCCTGCGCGCGCTCGCGATCTCGCTCGCCGACCGGTCCCCGGACGCGATGCCCGATGTCCTCGGCGCCTGGCTCGAACCCGACGGCATCAAGCTGATCCTCAGCCGTCCCTGTCCGAACCCGCCGTCGCCGTGGAGCGGCACCGCGGTCAGCTGGATCCTGGCCGCCGACGCCGAACTGCCCGACCTCGCGCCGATGCCCGCGCCGCTTCCGATGCTGGTCACGGTCGGCACCCGCGGCGGCACACCGCTCGTCCTCGACCTCGAACGCCTCGGGGTCCTGACGCTCACCGGCGACGAGTTCCGGGCCGAGGACCTCCTCCGTTACATCGGCGCCGAGCTCGCCGGCAGCCCCTGGAGCGACGACGTCGAGATCCTCGTCGCGGGCTTCGACTCCGAGCAGACCAACCACTTCGCGATGATCGGCGACGGCCGGATCGAGCCGGTCCCGACCGTCGCCGACGGCATCGGACGGATGCGCCGACGGGTCAGCCAGGCCCTCGGCGTCGAGAAGACCTCCGGCGGACGCCACGCGGCCGCCGACGAGCACGAGGACGACGACGAGTGGGCGCCGACGATCCTGCTCGCGGCCGATCCCGACCTGGAGGAGACGATCGCGCTCGGCGAGCTCGACGAGGAACTCGCCAAGACCGGGCGCTGCGGCGTCGGGATCGTCGCGGCGATCCGGGGCGACCTCGGCCGCTGGCCGCTCTCGACCAACTCCGAGGGTGGGATGTCGGCCGGCTTCCTGGGCATCGACGAGGCCCGGCTCGTTGCCGCCCGCCTCTCCCGCCCCCGCCTCGGCAGCCTGGCCGAAGAATTCGTCGACTCGGCCATCCAGGGCAACAGCAACCCTTTGACCTGA
- a CDS encoding PPOX class F420-dependent oxidoreductase encodes MPIFTDAELAYLSSQRLARLATVDARGVPQNSPVGYSVDPDTGAIDIGGYHMGASRKFRNVRRSGKAAFVVDDIASVSPWRVRGIEIRGDAEAIDGLPAQGHLSGEIIRVHPRWILSWGLDGQPPRGSRRL; translated from the coding sequence ATGCCGATCTTCACCGACGCAGAGCTCGCCTACCTGTCGAGCCAACGGCTCGCCCGACTGGCCACCGTCGACGCCCGGGGCGTTCCCCAGAACAGCCCGGTCGGCTACTCGGTCGACCCGGACACCGGGGCCATCGACATCGGCGGGTACCACATGGGGGCCAGCCGGAAGTTCCGCAACGTCCGGCGGTCCGGCAAAGCGGCCTTCGTCGTCGACGACATCGCGTCGGTCTCCCCGTGGCGGGTGCGCGGGATCGAGATCCGCGGTGACGCCGAGGCGATCGACGGCCTCCCGGCCCAGGGCCACCTCAGCGGCGAGATCATCCGCGTCCACCCGCGCTGGATCCTCAGCTGGGGCCTCGACGGCCAACCCCCACGCGGCTCCCGCCGACTCTGA
- a CDS encoding ROK family protein, with protein MGLVVGVDVGGARIAAGLVDADGRVLIRQTVPTPPRPADLVPCVHALVSAFRGGYTISAVGLGIAGFVDRDRSTVLFSSLAGWADEPLGVELERLLGIRVTVENSGSAAAWAESRYGAGLGEPNLVSCVVGTGLGGGFVVDGHPYRGRFGVAAEYGHIPVVPGGLLCGCGNRGCWQMYASGAALAREAQQLAASGAEEAKPLLAKANGEIGEIGYRVVAAAAREQDPAALALVEKVGRWLGTGIATVASVLDPGCVVIGGGMLNALVGVSATPDSDPADLLLEPARDEFRRSLPGRGYRREANIAPSALGPDAGLIGAADLARTYR; from the coding sequence ATGGGCTTGGTCGTGGGCGTCGACGTCGGCGGAGCGCGCATCGCGGCCGGCCTGGTCGACGCCGACGGCCGGGTGCTGATCCGGCAGACCGTCCCCACCCCGCCCCGCCCCGCCGACCTCGTGCCGTGCGTCCACGCCCTGGTCAGTGCGTTCCGTGGCGGGTACACGATCTCCGCGGTCGGGCTCGGCATCGCCGGCTTCGTCGACCGCGACCGGTCGACGGTCCTGTTCTCCTCGCTCGCCGGCTGGGCCGACGAGCCGCTCGGCGTCGAGCTCGAACGGCTGCTGGGCATCCGGGTCACGGTCGAGAACAGCGGTAGCGCGGCGGCCTGGGCCGAGTCCAGGTACGGCGCCGGCCTCGGCGAGCCGAACCTGGTCAGCTGCGTCGTCGGCACCGGGCTGGGCGGCGGGTTCGTCGTCGACGGGCATCCCTACCGGGGGCGGTTCGGCGTCGCGGCGGAGTACGGGCACATCCCGGTCGTGCCCGGCGGTCTGCTCTGCGGCTGCGGCAACCGCGGGTGCTGGCAGATGTACGCGTCGGGCGCGGCCCTGGCCCGGGAGGCGCAGCAACTGGCCGCCTCCGGCGCGGAAGAGGCGAAGCCCCTGCTCGCCAAGGCGAACGGTGAGATCGGCGAGATCGGCTACCGCGTGGTCGCGGCCGCGGCCCGCGAGCAGGATCCGGCCGCGCTCGCGCTCGTCGAGAAGGTCGGACGCTGGCTCGGCACCGGAATCGCCACGGTGGCGTCCGTATTGGACCCCGGCTGCGTGGTGATCGGCGGCGGGATGCTGAACGCGCTCGTCGGCGTTTCGGCGACCCCCGACTCCGACCCGGCCGATCTGCTGTTGGAGCCGGCCAGGGACGAGTTCCGCCGGAGCCTGCCCGGGCGCGGTTACCGCCGGGAAGCGAACATCGCCCCGTCCGCACTCGGCCCGGATGCCGGCCTGATCGGCGCGGCCGACCTCGCCCGTACCTACCGTTAG